From one Dermacentor variabilis isolate Ectoservices chromosome 3, ASM5094787v1, whole genome shotgun sequence genomic stretch:
- the LOC142573790 gene encoding solute carrier organic anion transporter family member 4A1-like translates to MWSGENQGSDFSVSSFGLSVPQLVKGSPQLMPRDQPGSGSDHDVHCGLLGYYPAFLQSYRTPRCYLVFLCVIGMTQGFVVNGLVSVVTPTIEKRFQLLGIEAGMIQSMFNVASCVMITPVSYHGGIGHKPLIMGIGALVMSAGSMVFASPHFLAPQYMALDSGATDVCPQRGPGQCGSSASSGATNANAFKYFFMVGHALHGVGSSPFFTLGVAYLDQNTPSASASFYMGIFYATSVLGPAMGFLLGGYFLSIYTDITTDHSKLGMDSSSNNWVGAWWLGFFGASIVAFFTAFPIASFPRALPSTQKPIFKPTHYLWLTAPLNAFLNA, encoded by the exons ATGTGGTCCGGCGAGAACCAAGGCTCGGACTTTTCAGTCTCCTCCTTCGGCCTATCGGTGCCGCAGCTGGTCAAGGGTTCGCCCCAGCTGATGCCGCGCGATCAGCCCGGCTCCGGCAGCGACCACGACGTGCACTGTGGCCTGCTCGGCTACTACCCGGCCTTCCTGCAGAGCTACCGCACGCCCCGGTGCTACCTCGTTTTCCTCTGCGTGATCGGCATGACGCAGGGCTTCGTCGTCAACGGCCTGGTCTCCGTGGTGACGCCCACCATCGAGAAGCGCTTCCAGCTGCTCGGAATCGAAGCCGGG ATGATCCAGAGCATGTTCAACGTGGCTTCGTGCGTCATGATAACGCCCGTGAGCTACCACGGGGGCATCGGCCACAAGCCGCTCATAATGGGCATCGGCGCGCTGGTCATGTCCGCCGGCTCGATGGTGTTCGCCTCGCCCCACTTCCTGGCGCCGCAGTACATGGCGCTGGACAGCGGCGCCACCGACGTGTGCCCGCAGCGAGGCCCCGGACAGTGCGGCTCCTCGGCGTCGTCCGGTGCCACCAACGCCAACGCCTTCAAGTACTTCTTCATG GTGGGGCATGCGCTGCATGGCGTCGGCTCGTCGCCATTTTTCACCCTAGGCGTGGCTTACCTGGACCAAAACACACCATCGGCCAGCGCATCTTTTTATATGG GTATTTTTTATGCCACATCTGTCCTGGGACCCGCCATGGGCTTCCTGCTTGGCGGGTACTTCCTTTCAATATACACGGACATAACCACCGATCACTCAAA GCTGGGCATGGACTCTTCGAGTAACAACTGGGTGGGCGCTTGGTGGCTTGGCTTCTTCGGCGCCTCCATTGTCGCTTTCTTCACTGCCTTTCCCATCGCCAGCTTTCCAAGGGCGTTGCCGAGTACGCAAAAGCCTATTTTCAAACCAACGCATTATCTGTGGCTGACTGCGCCCCTCAACGCATTCCTCAACGCATGA